A single window of Grus americana isolate bGruAme1 chromosome 10, bGruAme1.mat, whole genome shotgun sequence DNA harbors:
- the FAM219B gene encoding protein FAM219B isoform X1: MATGGGDPAASRTGGRRGPGLIWAASKRLNKAMDAVEKRGPYIMSKPSSVHAKLQRQRELAKAALRRQGLLGGPASHQPKPAAKRSVKFNKGYTALSQTADENLVSLDSDSDGEPGSRCSSGYSSAEQVNQDLSRQLLQDGYHLDEVPDDEDLDLIPPKPVASSSCPCCFGDSLSCVIQ, translated from the exons ATGGCGACGGGCGGCGGCGATCCGGCTGCGAGCAGAaccggcgggcggcgggggccgggg ctgaTTTGGGCTGCAAGCAAGAGGCTGAACAAGGCGATGGATGCGGTGGAGAAAAGGGGACCGTACATCATGAGCAAGCCTTCCTCCGTTCACGCCAAGCTCC AGAGGCAGCGCGAGCTGGCGAAGGCAGCGCTGCGaaggcaggggctgctggggggaccCGCGTCGCACCAGCCGAAGCCGGCGGCTAAAAG GTCGGTGAAGTTTAACAAGGGCTACACGGCGCTCAGCCAGACGGCGGATGAGAACTTGGTCTCCCTCGATTCGGACAG CGACGGGGAGCCGGGATCCAGATGTTCCTCGGGCTACTCCTCCGCCGAG caggtGAACCAGGACCTGAGccggcagctgctgcaggatgggTACCACCTCGACGAGGTCCCCGATGACGAAGATCTGGATCTCATCCCCCCGAAACCCGTCGCCTCTTCTTCTTGCCCCTGTTGTTTTGGAGATTCTCTCTCCTGCGTGATCCAGTAG
- the FAM219B gene encoding protein FAM219B isoform X2, with protein sequence MATGGGDPAASRTGGRRGPGLIWAASKRLNKAMDAVEKRGPYIMSKPSSVHAKLQRQRELAKAALRRQGLLGGPASHQPKPAAKRSVKFNKGYTALSQTADENLVSLDSDSDGEPGSRCSSGYSSAEVNQDLSRQLLQDGYHLDEVPDDEDLDLIPPKPVASSSCPCCFGDSLSCVIQ encoded by the exons ATGGCGACGGGCGGCGGCGATCCGGCTGCGAGCAGAaccggcgggcggcgggggccgggg ctgaTTTGGGCTGCAAGCAAGAGGCTGAACAAGGCGATGGATGCGGTGGAGAAAAGGGGACCGTACATCATGAGCAAGCCTTCCTCCGTTCACGCCAAGCTCC AGAGGCAGCGCGAGCTGGCGAAGGCAGCGCTGCGaaggcaggggctgctggggggaccCGCGTCGCACCAGCCGAAGCCGGCGGCTAAAAG GTCGGTGAAGTTTAACAAGGGCTACACGGCGCTCAGCCAGACGGCGGATGAGAACTTGGTCTCCCTCGATTCGGACAG CGACGGGGAGCCGGGATCCAGATGTTCCTCGGGCTACTCCTCCGCCGAG gtGAACCAGGACCTGAGccggcagctgctgcaggatgggTACCACCTCGACGAGGTCCCCGATGACGAAGATCTGGATCTCATCCCCCCGAAACCCGTCGCCTCTTCTTCTTGCCCCTGTTGTTTTGGAGATTCTCTCTCCTGCGTGATCCAGTAG
- the MPI gene encoding mannose-6-phosphate isomerase isoform X1 — MADIRVFPLSCAVQSYSWGKLGLQSEVAKLLVSSDPLVRIQPDQPYAELWMGAHPRGDAVIRDNRIPQKTLGQWIANNPACLGAKVKDAFQGRLPFLFKVLSVNTALSIQAHPNKELAAKLHAQFPEHYPDANHKPEMAVALTPFEGLCGFRPVEEIVSFLQTVPELRALIGEVAAEQLERSGSDDPRGVSAALRVCFTRLMKSEKKFFVDQLNMLVKRISQEAAEGKDTSGSNGDLLLRLHSQYPGDIGCFTIYFLNLVRLEPGEAMFLGANEPHAYLHGDCVECMACSDNTVRAGLTPKFIDVLTLCEMLNYTPAPSSSKIFPATQSQLDPSVYLYDPPVPDFAIMRIEIPPAIKLYLVSAVDSASILLVIQGTAVGTSTAAASEMTLRRGSVLFISANESISLHLSSPDGMLLFRACCLL, encoded by the exons ATGGCGGACATCCGCG TGTTCCCCCTGTCCTGCGCCGTGCAGAGCTATTCCTGGGggaagctggggctgcagagcGAGGTGGCCAAGCTGCTGGTCAGCAGCGACCCCCTGGTCCGCATCCAGCCCGACCAGCCCTACGCGGAG CTCTGGATGGGTGCGCACCCCCGGGGCGACGCCGTCATCCGGGATAACCGCATCCCCCAAAAGACGTTGGGCCAGTGGATCGCCAACAACCCCGCCTGCCTGGGGGCGAAGGTGAAGGATGCCTTCCAGGGTCGCCTGCCCTTCCTCTTCAAGGTGCTGTCGGTCAACACCGCCCTCTCCATCCAGGCGCACCCCAACAAG GAGCTGGCGGCGAAGCTGCACGCCCAGTTCCCCGAGCACTACCCCGACGCCAACCACAAGCCCGAAATGGCCGTCGCTCTCACCCCCTTCGAAGGCTTGTGCGGCTTTCGGCCCGTGGAGGAGATCGTCTCCTTCCTCCAGA CCGTCCCCGAGCTGCGGGCGCTGATCGGGGAGGTGGCGGCGGAACAACTGGAACGCAGCGGGAGCGACGACCCCCGGGGAGTCTCGGCAGCCCTCCGCGTCTGCTTCACCCGCCTGATGAAGAGCGAGAAGAAGTTCTTCGTCGACCAGCTGAACATGCTGGTGAAGAGGATCTCCCAGGAAG CGGCAGAGGGGAAGGACACGTCAGGGAGCAACGGGGACCTGCTGCTGCGGCTGCACTCCCAGTACCCGGGGGACATCGGCTGCTTCACCATTTATTTCCTCAACCTGGTGAGGCTGGAGCCGGGGGAAGCCATGTTCCTGGGAGCCAACGAGCCCCACGCCTACCTGCACGGAG ACTGCGTGGAGTGCATGGCGTGTTCGGATAACACGGTGCGCGCCGGGCTCACCCCCAAATTCATCGACGTCCTCACCTTGTGCGAGATGCTCAACTACACGCCGGCGCCCAGCAGCTCCAAGATCTTCCCGGCCACGCAGAGCCAGCTCGACCCCAGCGTCTACCTCTACGACCCGCCCGTGCCAGACTTCGCCATCATGAGGATAGAG ATCCCCCCCGCCATCAAGCTGTACCTCGTCTCCGCCGTGGACTCTGCCAGCATCTTGTTGGTGATCCAAGGGACGGCCGTGGGCACCTCCACGGCCGCGGCCTCCGAAATGACTCTGCGTCGCGGCTCCGTGCTCTTCATCTCTGCCAACGAGAGCATCTCCCTCCACCTCTCCTCGCCGGACGGGATGCTGCTCTTCCgagcctgctgcctcctctga
- the MPI gene encoding mannose-6-phosphate isomerase isoform X2, with protein MGAHPRGDAVIRDNRIPQKTLGQWIANNPACLGAKVKDAFQGRLPFLFKVLSVNTALSIQAHPNKELAAKLHAQFPEHYPDANHKPEMAVALTPFEGLCGFRPVEEIVSFLQTVPELRALIGEVAAEQLERSGSDDPRGVSAALRVCFTRLMKSEKKFFVDQLNMLVKRISQEAAEGKDTSGSNGDLLLRLHSQYPGDIGCFTIYFLNLVRLEPGEAMFLGANEPHAYLHGDCVECMACSDNTVRAGLTPKFIDVLTLCEMLNYTPAPSSSKIFPATQSQLDPSVYLYDPPVPDFAIMRIEIPPAIKLYLVSAVDSASILLVIQGTAVGTSTAAASEMTLRRGSVLFISANESISLHLSSPDGMLLFRACCLL; from the exons ATGGGTGCGCACCCCCGGGGCGACGCCGTCATCCGGGATAACCGCATCCCCCAAAAGACGTTGGGCCAGTGGATCGCCAACAACCCCGCCTGCCTGGGGGCGAAGGTGAAGGATGCCTTCCAGGGTCGCCTGCCCTTCCTCTTCAAGGTGCTGTCGGTCAACACCGCCCTCTCCATCCAGGCGCACCCCAACAAG GAGCTGGCGGCGAAGCTGCACGCCCAGTTCCCCGAGCACTACCCCGACGCCAACCACAAGCCCGAAATGGCCGTCGCTCTCACCCCCTTCGAAGGCTTGTGCGGCTTTCGGCCCGTGGAGGAGATCGTCTCCTTCCTCCAGA CCGTCCCCGAGCTGCGGGCGCTGATCGGGGAGGTGGCGGCGGAACAACTGGAACGCAGCGGGAGCGACGACCCCCGGGGAGTCTCGGCAGCCCTCCGCGTCTGCTTCACCCGCCTGATGAAGAGCGAGAAGAAGTTCTTCGTCGACCAGCTGAACATGCTGGTGAAGAGGATCTCCCAGGAAG CGGCAGAGGGGAAGGACACGTCAGGGAGCAACGGGGACCTGCTGCTGCGGCTGCACTCCCAGTACCCGGGGGACATCGGCTGCTTCACCATTTATTTCCTCAACCTGGTGAGGCTGGAGCCGGGGGAAGCCATGTTCCTGGGAGCCAACGAGCCCCACGCCTACCTGCACGGAG ACTGCGTGGAGTGCATGGCGTGTTCGGATAACACGGTGCGCGCCGGGCTCACCCCCAAATTCATCGACGTCCTCACCTTGTGCGAGATGCTCAACTACACGCCGGCGCCCAGCAGCTCCAAGATCTTCCCGGCCACGCAGAGCCAGCTCGACCCCAGCGTCTACCTCTACGACCCGCCCGTGCCAGACTTCGCCATCATGAGGATAGAG ATCCCCCCCGCCATCAAGCTGTACCTCGTCTCCGCCGTGGACTCTGCCAGCATCTTGTTGGTGATCCAAGGGACGGCCGTGGGCACCTCCACGGCCGCGGCCTCCGAAATGACTCTGCGTCGCGGCTCCGTGCTCTTCATCTCTGCCAACGAGAGCATCTCCCTCCACCTCTCCTCGCCGGACGGGATGCTGCTCTTCCgagcctgctgcctcctctga
- the SCAMP2 gene encoding secretory carrier-associated membrane protein 2 isoform X1, whose amino-acid sequence MSGFDTNPFADPVDINPFQDPSVTQLTNASQSGLDEFNPFTESSQLTNAARTTPATQPSGHSQPAVLQTSVEPTPQAVAAAAQAGLLQQQAELERKAAELEKKERELQSNAASINPRQNNWPPLPKKCPIKPCFYQDFSADIPADYQRICKMLYYLWMLHSITLLLNLLACLAWFTVQTERGVDFGLSILWFILFTPCAFLCWYRPIYKAFRSDSSFSFFVFFFIFFCQIAIYIIQAVGIPGWGDSGWIAALSELHGNLAVAVIMMVVAGFFTLCAVLSLFLLKQVHSLYRRTGASFQRAQEEFSQGILTNRGFQNAAAGAASSAAQSAFRGN is encoded by the exons ATGTCGGGCTTCGACACTAACCCGTTCGCCGACCCGGTGGACATTAACCCCTTCCAG gaTCCCTCGGTGACACAGCTCACAAACGCTAGCCAAAGTGGCTTGGACGAATTCAACCCCTTTACTGAGAGCTCCCAGCTG ACAAATGCAGCGCGGACGACGCCAGCCACGCAGCCCTCGGGCCACTCGCAGCCTGCTGTTCTGCAGACGTCCGTGGAGCCCACTCCCCAG GCCGTGGCAGCGGCAGCACAGGCTgggcttcttcagcagcaggcagaactAGAGAGGAAGGCAGCCGAGttggagaagaaggaaagggaattGCAGAGTAACGCAGCCAGCATTAATC CGAGGCAAAACAACTGGCCGCCTCTCCCCAAGAAGTGTCCGATCAAGCCGTGTTTTTATCAGGATTTTTCTGCAGACATCCCAGCTGACTACCAGCGGATATGCAAGATGCTGTATTACTTGTGGATGT TGCATTCGATTACTCTGCTCCTAAACCTGCTCGCTTGCCTGGCGTGGTTCACAGTCCAGACGGAAAGAGGAGTAGACTTTGGTCTCTCGATcctgtggtttattttattcACCCCTTGTGCCTTTCTCTGTTGGTACCGACCAATTTACAAGGCTTTCAG GTCTGACAGCTCCTTCAGCTTCTTCgtcttctttttcatcttcttctgCCAAATAGCAATCTACATCATCCAGGCTGTCGGCATTCCTGGCTGGGGAGACAG CGGATGGATCGCAGCGCTGTCCGAGCTGCATGGGAACCTGGCCGTGGCTGTTATCATGATGGTGGTGGCAGGATTCTTCACGCTGTGCGCGGTTCTCTCGCTCTTCCTCCTGAAGCAG GTGCATTCCCTGTATCGGCGCACGGGAGCCAGTTTCCAAAGGGCCCAGGAAGAGTTTTCCCAAGGCATTCTCACCAACAGGGGCTTCCAGAATGCAGCCGCTGGggcggcctcctcagctgcacagagTGCTTTCCGGGGAAACTAG
- the SCAMP2 gene encoding secretory carrier-associated membrane protein 2 isoform X2 has protein sequence MSGFDTNPFADPVDINPFQDPSVTQLTNASQSGLDEFNPFTESSQLTNAARTTPATQPSGHSQPAVLQTSVEPTPQAVAAAAQAGLLQQQAELERKAAELEKKERELQSNAASINPRQNNWPPLPKKCPIKPCFYQDFSADIPADYQRICKMLYYLWMLHSITLLLNLLACLAWFTVQTERGVDFGLSILWFILFTPCAFLCWYRPIYKAFSGWIAALSELHGNLAVAVIMMVVAGFFTLCAVLSLFLLKQVHSLYRRTGASFQRAQEEFSQGILTNRGFQNAAAGAASSAAQSAFRGN, from the exons ATGTCGGGCTTCGACACTAACCCGTTCGCCGACCCGGTGGACATTAACCCCTTCCAG gaTCCCTCGGTGACACAGCTCACAAACGCTAGCCAAAGTGGCTTGGACGAATTCAACCCCTTTACTGAGAGCTCCCAGCTG ACAAATGCAGCGCGGACGACGCCAGCCACGCAGCCCTCGGGCCACTCGCAGCCTGCTGTTCTGCAGACGTCCGTGGAGCCCACTCCCCAG GCCGTGGCAGCGGCAGCACAGGCTgggcttcttcagcagcaggcagaactAGAGAGGAAGGCAGCCGAGttggagaagaaggaaagggaattGCAGAGTAACGCAGCCAGCATTAATC CGAGGCAAAACAACTGGCCGCCTCTCCCCAAGAAGTGTCCGATCAAGCCGTGTTTTTATCAGGATTTTTCTGCAGACATCCCAGCTGACTACCAGCGGATATGCAAGATGCTGTATTACTTGTGGATGT TGCATTCGATTACTCTGCTCCTAAACCTGCTCGCTTGCCTGGCGTGGTTCACAGTCCAGACGGAAAGAGGAGTAGACTTTGGTCTCTCGATcctgtggtttattttattcACCCCTTGTGCCTTTCTCTGTTGGTACCGACCAATTTACAAGGCTTTCAG CGGATGGATCGCAGCGCTGTCCGAGCTGCATGGGAACCTGGCCGTGGCTGTTATCATGATGGTGGTGGCAGGATTCTTCACGCTGTGCGCGGTTCTCTCGCTCTTCCTCCTGAAGCAG GTGCATTCCCTGTATCGGCGCACGGGAGCCAGTTTCCAAAGGGCCCAGGAAGAGTTTTCCCAAGGCATTCTCACCAACAGGGGCTTCCAGAATGCAGCCGCTGGggcggcctcctcagctgcacagagTGCTTTCCGGGGAAACTAG